The stretch of DNA CAAGGAATCCATGTTGAAGGTTGATGATGAGATGTCAATCGAGTCACCCGAGATTTCCAAGGCAAAATCCGAATTGGAGACGCTACATGAAGACCGGAGAACGTTGCCAATTTATGCACATCGAGATAGTCTGCTTAAAGCAATTGAAGAACATCAGGTTCTTGTTATCGTAGGTGAAACTGGTTCAGGGAAGACTACACAGATACCACAATATCTTCATGAAGCTGGTTACACGAAACGTGGGAAGGTTGCTTGTACACAGCCTCGAAGAGTTGCTGCTATAAGTGTTGCTGCTCGTGTTTCTCAAGAAATGGATGTCAAGCTCGGTCATGAAGTTGGTTATTCTATTCGTTTCGAAGATTGTACCTCGGAAAAGACTGTTTTGAAATATATGACAGATGGTAAGCTGTTGCGAGAATTGCTTGGCGAACCTGATCTCGCGAGCTATGGTGTGATAATGGTGGATGAGGCTCATGAAAGAACTGTCTCTACCGATGTTCTTTTCGGATTGTTGAAGGATATAGCACGATTTAGAAAAGATATCAAAATACTTATTTCAAGTGCTACACCTTATGCAAGCAAGTTCAGTGATTTTTTCGATTGTGCTCCGATTTATCGAATTCCCGGGAGACGGTATCCTGTTGAGATACAATATACAAAAGCACCAGTAGCGGATTACTTGGATGCTGCAATTGTTACAGTACTTCAAATCCATGTGACACAATCACCCGGAGATATTTTGGTGTTTCTTACGGGTCAAGAAGAAATCGAGTCTGCAGAAGAAATTTTGAAGCATAAGATAAGTGGGTTTGGGTCGGAAATTCCAGAACTTGTTATCTCCAAAATATTCTCAAACCTTCCGACCGAGCTTCAAGCGAAAATATTTCAACCGATTCCTATCGGTTCACGGAAGGTAGTCTTGGCAACAAATATTGCAGAAGCATCATTAACTGTTGATGGTATTAATTATGTTATTGATCCAGGCTTTTGCAAGATGGAATCTTATAATCCGAGGACTGGGATGGAGTCTTTGCAGGTAACATCAATCTCTAAAGCTTCTGCTGATCAACGTGCTGGTCGGTCTGGACGAACAGGTCCTGGTAAGTGTTTCCGATTGTACACTGCTGATAGTTATAAAACTAAATTGGATGATAATACGCCATCGGAGATACAACGGACCAACCTTACTAGTGTTGTTCTTTCTTTGAAGAGTCTCGGAATTCAGAATTTGCTGAATTTCGATTTTATGGATCCGCCATCGAATGAGGCTCTATTGAAAGCATTGGAACTTTTGTTTGCATTAGGTGCATTGAACAAACTTGGAGAGGTGACTAAAGTTGGTCGTCAAATGGCAGAGTTCCCTCTCGATCCAATGCTATCGAAAATGATAGTTGCTTCTGATAAGTATAAATGTTCGGATGAAGTTATTTCCATTGCTGCTATGCTTTCTGTTGGGAATTCGATCTTTTACCGTCCAAAAGACGAACAAGTTCGTGCTGATCACGCGAGGATGAGTTTTCATACCAGTAACGTCGGTGACCATATTGCTTTAATGAATGTTTACAATTCCTGGAGGGAAACGAACTACTCGACACAATGGTGTTACGAAAATTATGTTCAGGTTAGGAGCATGAGGCGTGCAAGAGACATCCGGGATCAACTAGAGGGTCTTTTAGAGAGAGTCGAAATCGAACTAACAGGCTGTCCTAATGATTTACAGGCTATAAAGAAGGCCATTATATCTGGATTTTTCTCTCATTCGGCCAGGTTGCAGAACTACGGTTCTTACCGAACTGTGAAGCATCCGCGGATCGTCCATATACATCCAAGGTCGGGCTTAGCAGACAACTTCCCGAGATGGGTTGTATACCATGAAGTAGTTCTTACCACCAAGGAATACATGAGAAATGTAACTGAGCTGAAACCGGAATGGCTGGTCGAAATAGCCCCACATTACTACCAAATGAAAGACGTCGAAGATGCCTGAtcgaagaaaataccaaagggaCTGGGCCAAGCTGCAGGGCGACCGGTGAAAACTGATTGATCCGATGAAAGAACAAGATCATATCCATATTTCATTAAAATCTGTTCTCTATTCACTACctttttttgaagaaattacAATTTCTTATCATTTTTATGTCTCTTTTGTTCAATATATTAGCCTGCTTGTTCAAAATTTCTAATGAATGTTTTTTAATCCAAAACTTCTCAGAGCTGAAGCATTAGTGATGTTCAATTGGATGACTTGCAAAGAACACTGAGCAGCATGGGGGCTATAGTTGGTATGTACTTTTTGGTTAGATTGATGTTCTATTCCTAGTCAGATTTGGGTCTAatctattttggttaaattaaTTCAGTTTACTTCAAGTTTAATCAGTTAATTAaatctttgcatatacccatagATGGATACATGGTGTTAGAGACATTGTCTGATTCATGTTTGTTTTACGGATTTGTGGCTCTTCCTCTTCATAAAAATACAATGCATCTTATTATTATACCCTTAAAGTAAATTTTAATCCTTATTATTTATCTTGATATGCATTGTCATGGATAATGACtggtattatatttattatatattttatgtcaaatatgaaattaaatttataatacttaCTTAAGGTTAGTTGTGAgtcttaaattaaaatatagtaaaataagctTTCAATAGTGTGACACTAGAACTGATGaaactatattatatatatttataaatttataaccgtaagtattaaacattataaaaatagccTAGGTCCATCCAAGAGTAATTGGGCCAAGAGAAAAGTCTCATTTGCTCGTCTTTTGGGTCTATTTAGTCCATATAACCCGTAGTCAGTCATACATAAATCATACTAATAAAAACCGAACTCATCGAATGGCCAGATACTTCTTTCAGATCGGCGGCCAAAGCGATATTAACTAAGAAAGTTGTTTGAATGGTTGTGCAATCAATTCAGGACTAAAAGCCACCATCATATGGAGCCTTAAGCAGTAGGAACTCCCGAAAACGGTTGTCGACGTCGCTAGTATGCATGCGGGACTCGGTGCTTGTTTCTTCTTGTTGTCCGATCTGCCAGTTTTCTGGCAAGGCATGTTGAAAACCTTGTGGGATTGCATTCATTGCTGGCTGAGATGTACTGGTAGGGTCGACATGCATAATGGGGTAGGTAAGTGAACCGTGTTTTGGTTCACTTGAAACCTGGGGATCATTTGACAGAAGAGAGAGAGCACGGTGAAGTTCTTGAGCTGTGCCGGTGCTTGAAGCAACCATAGATTGTTCTACACCtgcaaaatttgacaaaaaaccTGTAAGCTCGTAACATCAGTTCCATCGCTCATTTATCATATTTCGGAAAGTTTATTGGCCCGTAAATACTTATCCAAGAATGAAATCTAGTACATAACAGGGTAGCACGTTGAGACTTCACCTCAACGGTCTCAACAGCATCGGTATTCAAGAATGAATGCAATTTCGTGTTAAAAGTAGCGGTAAAAGATGGCAACATTTATTGACATTCAAGCAAATGCATATCATATACCTTGTTTCCTAGTAGAAAAGCGAAAACATACCTCCATCGAGAACCTCAGCCGTGTTTTGCTTACCCTTAGAGGGTAGGAATTTGTTGAAATCATTACATCGCATCATGACGGGATTTGACAGCTGATTGATTGGAAGTTGCACCTGTTCATTGATGTTTCCAAGTTTCATAGGCATATAACTTGTCATTCGAGAGGACTTGGAGTAGAACGTGCCTTCCATCGCAAATTTCTTCTTGGGTCTAACATTATGAAGAATTGGGACTTCATTCCAGACAAAACTCGTATGTTGCTTCCCATCTGCAAAAAGCATAACTTATCAAAGCCTTACGTATTCACATCCCGATATCTATCATATTTACATGACCACaagatgaagatgatgatttaGTTAACGAGCAACTCAAGCAGATAATTTGAGAGCTAAAAGGAAAGAAACCGAACAGAGTGTCATGATGATCTATCTATTCACGTAACAGGATCATACAACAAAAAACAATAAAAGTCAAGTTTAAAATGGTACCATATGATGATGAAATCCTTGCAGCATTGAAGTGGGTAGCTTCAGTTTGTGGTTTGCGGCGTCTTGCATTGTGGTCGGAAAGTCGCCGACGACAGCTTCGTTTGTTTACATCAAATTCCGACAGCGCATGGAACCTTTAGCATCAGCAACAACAATACAACATGATTATGATTTCAACATTCATTACGAAATAGAcccaaaccaaataaataaaaatttcaccTGCTACATTGCTGGCAGAACCGGCGTTCCAGACCGCTTACAATGACCTTCGGACTCTTTGAATGGCTTTCACAAACTTTGTGTTTCCGATGATAATCTCGAGCAGAAGAAAGGTCAAGGTTACAACCTTCGACTTGGCAACGCACAACATGTGTGCTTCGACAATTCAGTTTGGATCTCTTTGCAGATAAAGGAGATGATGTGCTCAGAGTGGCAGAATAAGATGAATCCGTAGCATTGGTTCCCGTACTAAAATCTTCAGAGAATGTTTGTTTGCCAAGCTTTAAACTGAGTAATGGCTCACCAGAGCCAACAGAAGCCACGAGTGTCAAGGAAGTACTGGTTGTCTCAATCCCGGAAACTTCTTTCTTATTGCTAATATCATCTGGGATAGCTTCATAGGCATCCAAAGTAAATTTGGTCAATTTTGCCTCCCCCATAGATAAAGAATCAATGGATGCCGATTTCAAATTTTTAGACAAAGACGCAAGGCCTAAATCCGAGCCAGAACCACCACTACCACCAGCAACACTGGAAGAATTGAGAGACACAGAGTCCAATCCTCCTTCCCCTTCATCAATACCCCACTCTACGGGTCTTAGCCTTCTCGGGATTTCAGTTGGTGTTGCGTTTAACATTAGGTTTTCCCAGTCCCATTGCAACGGGGTCTGTTCGTTCCACTCCATCAGAGAGATAAAACTCATAGAACACTTCACACAATCATCATTTTATAAACTGGAAAATTCAGTCCCCAGATCCTGAAAATATAACAAGGCTTGCTTGGAAAAAAAAGTttcaatcacataacataaaGCATAACACATGAAAGAACAGATAACTAAACTGAATCCCGGCATATCAAGAAAATAAACTGACCTCTAAATCTCACAGCATTGGACTTCAACCATCATTCTCGGATCTACATGGAACAAACTAGAAAAATTGTTAATCCACTTCAACGAAACAATAATTTCTCCACTCATTCCCGAAATATACACTAAAAAGGTTAACAGATACCACCCCAATCCACTACACTAGTACCAATTAGGTTCGACTAAACAAGCAATCACTTCTTAAACCAAACAAGTTTTAAGCAAATATCAATCTCCATCCATCTAAAACAAAAAACTTAAGCAACAACAACATCAAAATAGATCATAGATTAGACCTTGCAAATTCTGGATAAGATTAGCTATACTGGCTTTCCTCCTTCCTTTCATTATGACTAATACGAACTAGCTGAAGTTCAAAAGTGATCTATCCGTTCGAGCTCATACAATCAAAAGCCTGCATAAAGAGTACCAATTAAATCCcaagtaaaatttatattaaaacttTCTAAATAAATTCCACCACCAAAATCCTAAAGAATTTAATCCTTATCCAAAGTTGCTCAGACCCTTTGTTTAACTCGAAAAACCCATGTTCAAAACATATTCGGACTCCCGAAAATCCTTGAATATACCCCATATTCGAGTCTTATAGCCGAGTCTGAGTAACAAAACCCTAACCACCAATAATTCTAGGAACCAAATAATAGTAATACACAGTATTTAAAGTAAAGGAGAAACCATAAAAAAGGAACATTTCAATAATACACATTCAATCATCTAGAGCAATCAAACAAAATAATTGGTCCCAATTTGAGACCCACAAAGACAAATTTCATAAAAGAATCATTGCAATTATTAATTTTactcataaatatgaactatatATTATATGGCCCCTGGCTATTTACTAGCTATCAATCATATCATATCGTTATTCTTTTTAAAGATTTGAATAAATTCTAccttagaaaataaaaaggaagtgaactattttctttcactttcccgagaaaacaagaaagaaaaaaaaggaatctATTGAAGAATTACAAAAAGAACTAATTAATAGAAGAAAGGAGGTGTTGAAGGAGATGGGTTTTAATCTGACCTGCTAATACAAAGAGATGTTTAACCATTTTCAGAAATTTGCAGAACCTCCGTTATTATTACTCTATTTGTTCCTTATGGcgtttaatattatatatattatatgaaaaataaaataaaggaactTAAAAAGGTGAACTCAGTTACTTACCAATCAGAAGAAAATGGGAAATGAGTGGAAAGTTAAGA from Gossypium hirsutum isolate 1008001.06 chromosome D04, Gossypium_hirsutum_v2.1, whole genome shotgun sequence encodes:
- the LOC107898614 gene encoding squamosa promoter-binding-like protein 2 (The RefSeq protein has 2 substitutions compared to this genomic sequence); its protein translation is MSFISLMEWNEQTPLQWDWENLMLNATPTEIPRRLRPVEWGIDEGEGGLDSVSLNSSSVAGGSGGSGSDLGLASLSKNLKSASIDSLSMGEAKLTKFTLDAYEAIPDDISNKKEVSGIETTSTSLTLVASVGSGEPLLSLKLGKQTFSEDFSTGTNATDSSYSATLSTSSPLSAKRSKLNCRSTHVVRCQVEGCNLDLSSARDYHRKHKVCESHSKSPKVIVSGLERRFCQQCSRFHALSEFDVNKRSCRRRLSDHNARRRKPQTEATHFNAARISSSCDGKQHTSFVWNEVPILHNVRPKKKFAMEGTFYSKSSRMTSYMPMKLGNINEQVQLPINQLSNPVMMRCNDFNKFLPSKGKQNTAEVLDGGVEQSMVASSTGTAQELHRALSLLSNDPQVSSEPKHGSLTYPIMHVDPTSTSQPAMNAIPQGFQHALPENWQIGQQEETSTESRMHTSDVDNRFREFLLLKAPYDGGFYS
- the LOC107898614 gene encoding squamosa promoter-binding-like protein 2 isoform X1; its protein translation is MSFISLMEWNEQTPLQWDWENLMLNATPTEIPRRLRPVEWGIDEGEGGLDSVSLNSSSVAGGSGGSGSDLGLASLSKNLKSASIDSLSMGEAKLTKFTLDAYEAIPDDISNKKEVSGIETTSTSLTLVASVGSGEPLLSLKLGKQTFSEDFSTGTNATDSSYSATLSTSSPLSAKRSKLNCRSTHVVRCQVEGCNLDLSSARDYHRKHKVCESHSKSPKVIVSGLERRFCQQCSRFHALSEFDVNKRSCRRRLSDHNARRRKPQTEATHFNAARISSSYDGKQHTSFVWNEVPILHNVRPKKKFAMEGTFYSKSSRMTSYMPMKLGNINEQVQLPINQLSNPVMMRCNDFNKFLPSKGKQNTAEVLDGGVEQSMVASSTGTAQELHRALSLLSNDPQVSSEPKHGSLTYPIMHVDPTSTSQPAMNAIPQGFQHALPENWQIGQQEETSTESRMHTSDVDNRFREFLLLKAPYDGGF
- the LOC107898615 gene encoding pre-mRNA-splicing factor ATP-dependent RNA helicase DEAH1, coding for MSGDSKSGEWEGKDALKTWVSDRLLALQGFSTPEFVEYAIGLAKQATSAADVVGKLEEYGLAFSDDLHLFAEEIFSNVPWKVSPRKRKTYDNEDGIGTGLGKAVFEDQIEFIKESMLKVDDEMSIESPEISKAKSELETLHEDRRTLPIYAHRDSLLKAIEEHQVLVIVGETGSGKTTQIPQYLHEAGYTKRGKVACTQPRRVAAISVAARVSQEMDVKLGHEVGYSIRFEDCTSEKTVLKYMTDGKLLRELLGEPDLASYGVIMVDEAHERTVSTDVLFGLLKDIARFRKDIKILISSATPYASKFSDFFDCAPIYRIPGRRYPVEIQYTKAPVADYLDAAIVTVLQIHVTQSPGDILVFLTGQEEIESAEEILKHKISGFGSEIPELVISKIFSNLPTELQAKIFQPIPIGSRKAFARWNLIIRGLGWSLCR